The segment TCGCGGTGCTGTTGTCCGAGCTGTTCGACAGGTCGGAGTCATTGATTGCGAACGCCTGGGAATACTCGTTCGCCGAGGCGCCGCCGCCATCGGCCGAGGAGGTGGCGGTGGCGGTCTGATCACCGACTTCGCCATCGGCGGTATTGGTCGGGTTGGCCAGGGCCAGGCCCGAGCTCAGGCCGAAGGCCAGGGCGATAGCGGAAGCAATCAGGGTCTTTTTGAAGTTCATGGCTTTGTCTCCATTGGCTAGCCAGCAATAGACGGTTGTCGTAGCCCCGGTGCACGTGGCCCGTGCTACGCAACAACCCAACTAGCAGGACTTGGGCCAGCGGACGGTTTGTCCGGGAGAACAATGACTTATAGAGTCAAGGGGTATCGCGATCGGACCCAATCTGTGCCATCCGCGATACAGTGCGTGCGCTCGGGCGCGGCCATTCGAGGTTGAACCTATTGAAATCACGAGGGAATCGGGTTTCGCGTGAGTGACTCAACGAGGAGACACCGGGTACCCCAGCTACGGTTGCCGCGGGCTGACTTGCAGGGACGAGGAGGGTGGGTGGCGGTCGGGAAGAAGGCCGTTGCAGCGCATCGGGAGATGCAGAGGGGGGCGCCTGGCCAGGCGGATGCAGCGAGATTGTGGGGCTGCCTGGCAGCCCCATTGATGCGGACTTAGCGTTCCAGATGCTTCAGCTTGCCCTCGACGCCGTCCCACTCCTCGGCGTCTTCCGGCGGATCCTTGCGCGCGGTGATCACCGGCCAGGTGCGCGAGAGCTCGGCGTTCAGCTCGATAAACTGGAGCTGGTCTTCCGGGACATCATCCTCCGGCACAATCGCCTCGGCCGGGCACTCCGGCTCGCAGAGCGTGCAGTCGATGCACTCGTCAGGGTCGATCGCGAGGAAGTTGGGGCCTTCGTGGAAGCAGTCGACCGGGCAGACCTCGACGCAATCGGTGTACTTGCACTTGATGCAGTTCTCGAGAACGATGAACGCCATTGGTTTCTCCCTGAAATCAGTTAATTGCGGTCCCGCCTTCCGGTGGTCTGGCGAGCGCCGCCGCGCGTGCCCCCGGGGCCTGCGCATGGGCTGCAGCGCGCATTGTAACGTCAGGCGAGGGGCGAGACACGTGAATCCCCGCACCCTGCGGGATTACCCTTTGCGGCTGCCATGGGTCACGACGGACTCGATGCGCTGGGCGCGTTCCAGGTCCATGCCATCGACCTCGGCTAGTTGCTCGGCATCCGTGTTCAGCACGTCGCGCACGCTGCCGAACTGGCGCAGCAGGTCGCGGGCCAGATCGGGTTCCACACCGGGCAGGCCGCTGATAATGAACTCCGCCGCTGCACGGCGCTTTTCGGGCTTGGCGGGGCGTGCGATTGGGTCGGGGTCCACCTGGGCGTTCATGCCTAGCAGGTAGATCAGCATGCCGCTGGTGTCTTCGTCATTGGAGGGCAGCACACTGATCCCGAGCGCGATCGTCAGATGCGTCAGGGCGCGGTGGATGTCCAGCGCCTGCTGGTGGAAGCGTGGTTCGTAGAGGTCCCCCTCGACTACGTAGATCACCTTGTCGTGCGTCGCCTTAAGCTTGGCGGCGTTCTCCCACAGGGTCTGGTCCACGACGCTCAGCACCATGTCGGTGGCGGACTTGCGCTCCACGACGACCCCACCGGGGAGTTCGTAGTCGCCGACATCAAGATCGACGAACTCCAGCTCCACGC is part of the Thioalkalivibrio sp. K90mix genome and harbors:
- the fdxA gene encoding ferredoxin FdxA, with the protein product MAFIVLENCIKCKYTDCVEVCPVDCFHEGPNFLAIDPDECIDCTLCEPECPAEAIVPEDDVPEDQLQFIELNAELSRTWPVITARKDPPEDAEEWDGVEGKLKHLER
- a CDS encoding ERCC4 domain-containing protein, with translation MSQLHLPIRVDRREQGKIIQRLERLEGVELEFVDLDVGDYELPGGVVVERKSATDMVLSVVDQTLWENAAKLKATHDKVIYVVEGDLYEPRFHQQALDIHRALTHLTIALGISVLPSNDEDTSGMLIYLLGMNAQVDPDPIARPAKPEKRRAAAEFIISGLPGVEPDLARDLLRQFGSVRDVLNTDAEQLAEVDGMDLERAQRIESVVTHGSRKG